The following coding sequences are from one Geothrix sp. window:
- a CDS encoding YiiX/YebB-like N1pC/P60 family cysteine hydrolase, whose amino-acid sequence MRSPGPILLMMSLLLGCATPIVVHPPADRPAREALALREVTRLGQPGDWLVMRGYHATDNLVSALTAEPFSHVAVLDAEHNQVIEAEGRGLHTAPLADFLHRAHRVILMRPMWATTPERQRAAVEKARSLVGRPYDFTGLIGLNVADRYYCSELAVAAYAPHASRKDRLPLVIPPGDMHFWATILWDSGPVPTSH is encoded by the coding sequence ATGCGCTCCCCAGGCCCCATCCTGCTCATGATGTCTCTTCTGCTGGGATGCGCCACGCCCATCGTCGTGCATCCGCCCGCGGACCGTCCGGCGCGGGAGGCGCTGGCTCTGCGGGAAGTGACCCGCCTGGGCCAGCCCGGCGACTGGCTGGTGATGCGCGGGTACCACGCCACGGACAACCTGGTAAGCGCGCTCACCGCCGAGCCCTTCAGCCATGTGGCGGTGCTCGATGCCGAGCACAACCAGGTCATCGAGGCCGAGGGCAGGGGCCTCCATACGGCGCCCCTGGCGGACTTCCTGCACCGCGCCCACCGCGTGATCCTCATGCGCCCCATGTGGGCCACCACGCCGGAGCGCCAGCGGGCCGCCGTGGAGAAGGCCCGGTCCCTGGTGGGCCGTCCCTACGACTTCACCGGTCTGATCGGGCTGAACGTGGCCGACCGCTACTACTGCAGCGAGCTGGCGGTGGCGGCCTATGCGCCCCATGCCTCGCGGAAGGACCGGCTGCCCCTGGTCATTCCGCCCGGGGACATGCATTTCTGGGCGACCATCCTCTGGGACAGCGGGCCGGTGCCGACCTCGCACTGA
- a CDS encoding GIY-YIG nuclease family protein: MTWSVYLLQCGDGTLYCGIALDVAARLAQHQAGKGAKYTRGRGPLELVYREACGTKAEALRRERAVKRMSRAGKLQLARSMAGTMDPQ; encoded by the coding sequence GTGACCTGGTCGGTGTACCTGCTCCAGTGCGGCGATGGCACGCTCTACTGCGGCATTGCCCTGGACGTGGCGGCGCGGCTGGCCCAGCACCAGGCCGGAAAGGGCGCCAAGTACACGCGGGGCCGGGGGCCGCTGGAGCTGGTCTACCGGGAGGCCTGCGGCACCAAGGCGGAGGCCCTGCGTCGGGAGCGGGCGGTCAAGCGCATGTCGAGGGCCGGGAAGCTCCAGCTTGCGAGATCGATGGCTGGAACGATGGATCCCCAATGA
- a CDS encoding alpha-2-macroglobulin family protein, which translates to MRWFRSALTLLLPVILLLPTLGTAQKRAAEGPWREGGWTGAFATLRPTLPGKPGQLEAAGPIPAEARIRIYRVEDPEAFLKKVLLERGTAVAEGGRGVQDPLDVLREAVLWGGRRAFVTVHRTATQVLRDAAKQTDRLTSARTSPARVREGSALPLEGQAGITFVTEIVPKVSEDITGKKGHEDDESGDEGFLSRVELPAQPAGLYLVEVLRGTEAAYVPWMVTDLALLSEQDGAKLRVQAVDARDGAVKPGAAGQLIEGTKMQALAFDATGRAEALVTPGVRRVVLARSGASLAILASEGQSAASVRQRLYAFTERPLYRPGQEVFAKAILRRVEEGENRVVSGTQTLAFTVLDPEDTKVTEGQAKLLNAETGTYAAQFTLPGAGRLGLYRIVFQGPQGPGQAEFKVEQFVKPAFEVKVTTEKTKVGLGDALSFHANARYFYGAAVRGAKADWFLYKVVPPKSKWIWDDEDSGPAPELMESGQLELDDEGQADLLSFKAESDGLWRMVVKVADAAGQRNSGQAQVRAAAGDLVLMIAADRQVALPGKPFQVTARALDLDGKEVPGIAIALRAARIVALKDSAYWWSRPNALKPGETVASAQGPQAMLSIPEGGAFLLVAEAKDSKGRPVVAQRQITVAAEGTPLPAVPDLRAAADKPEYQPGDVARVLVQLPRPKLTLHWAIEHEGLGQRQSRAVPGTTALVDIPITAAMQPNVWAVFEIVAEGRRQLVEVPIRVPKRDRRLSVAVTTDKERYQPGQPMKVSVAVTDAAGKPTAADLSVGVVDEAIYALSQELHPDPVRFFHPTRRHGVLRSGSTDWSFHDLLRRQRPVWSLKQTKRGDFKADDDDKVRQNFKDTAHWTPFVAAGRDGRASVDLVLPDNLTAWRATATAITSDTKVGVGRSSKPSSKPLQVALTLPRTLSVGEEARAIALVRNLSGQPINGKIRLEVQNGRFAGTPEGTFSLQDQGEYRFALPLFSDKTGPLTVTARVEGGGLKDAERQRVTVQDQLVPASMSGSVVLDGGAQTFTLPAPPSAKGDAMLVLTPVGNLEHLAGPSLPYLIGYPYGCVEQTLSSFVPNLLVADLVKQGAMPNLDWKQLTDLDRNIRDGVFKVYGYQQPNGGWGWYAPNDFGMEANPHTTGYAIQSFATMKRLGYAVDEGVYRRGRMAALSLFQQVARQADQGGRVAGSKSPDPEGDAAFLLMALAQTGEPIAGLIDSSADKVLAGKWAGTHVHAMVALAAAAAKHPKAAALAERLEQRAVLKGGLARWEGRRETWWSYNSGDIVPTVMALKALCLARPQSPLIRQGETFLASEYRGYGWYSTWSTGQIVDLLPYLMKTRKLDFGPLAIQAAVQGGPSFEFKERPESRRWNAREPRPGSYVMAEPKPVTVTASGRGLLVWTYAYQVPGSAAGVPKGEASSALRLAVTRNLWRLKTPQQTGNARQGWVREPWTGIMKAGEEAWMQVQFRTDRDADYVMLEVPIPGGLNPTVKLEGFVLEGKAFTEEGSSDVWTKPRIEVHPDKVTFLFHRAWSWNTHTVRIHLRAGMAGSYRLRPAKLSLMSNEGQWATCDGLDLKVQDGGAR; encoded by the coding sequence ATGCGCTGGTTCCGCTCTGCCCTCACCCTGCTGCTCCCCGTGATCCTGCTGCTGCCCACCCTGGGCACGGCCCAGAAGCGCGCGGCCGAAGGCCCCTGGCGCGAAGGCGGCTGGACCGGCGCCTTCGCCACCCTGCGGCCCACCCTGCCGGGCAAGCCGGGCCAGCTGGAGGCCGCGGGCCCCATCCCCGCCGAGGCCCGCATCCGCATCTACCGCGTGGAGGATCCGGAGGCCTTCCTGAAGAAGGTGCTGCTGGAGCGCGGCACGGCCGTGGCCGAAGGCGGGCGCGGCGTGCAGGATCCCCTGGACGTGCTGCGTGAGGCCGTGCTCTGGGGCGGCCGGCGCGCCTTCGTCACCGTGCATCGCACCGCCACCCAGGTGCTGCGGGACGCCGCCAAACAGACGGATCGCCTGACCTCCGCCAGGACCAGCCCCGCACGGGTGCGCGAAGGTTCGGCGCTTCCCCTGGAAGGCCAGGCCGGCATCACCTTCGTGACCGAGATCGTGCCGAAGGTGAGCGAGGACATCACCGGGAAAAAGGGACACGAGGACGACGAGTCCGGCGACGAGGGCTTCCTCAGCCGCGTGGAGCTGCCCGCCCAGCCCGCGGGCCTGTACCTGGTGGAGGTGCTGCGCGGCACGGAGGCGGCCTATGTCCCCTGGATGGTCACGGACCTAGCCCTGCTCTCGGAGCAGGACGGCGCGAAGCTCCGCGTCCAGGCGGTGGATGCCCGGGATGGCGCCGTGAAACCGGGTGCGGCCGGCCAGCTCATCGAAGGAACGAAAATGCAGGCCCTGGCCTTCGACGCCACCGGTCGGGCCGAGGCCCTGGTCACCCCCGGCGTGCGCCGGGTGGTGCTGGCCCGCAGCGGCGCCAGCCTGGCCATCCTCGCCAGCGAGGGCCAGAGCGCCGCCTCCGTGCGCCAGCGCCTCTATGCCTTCACGGAGCGACCCCTCTACCGGCCCGGCCAGGAGGTCTTCGCCAAGGCGATCCTGCGGCGCGTGGAGGAGGGCGAGAACCGCGTGGTGAGCGGTACCCAGACCCTGGCCTTCACCGTGCTGGATCCCGAGGACACCAAGGTCACCGAGGGCCAGGCCAAGCTCCTGAACGCGGAGACTGGCACCTACGCCGCCCAGTTCACCCTGCCGGGCGCGGGGCGCCTGGGCCTCTACCGCATCGTCTTCCAGGGCCCCCAGGGGCCCGGCCAGGCCGAGTTCAAGGTGGAGCAGTTCGTGAAACCCGCCTTCGAGGTGAAGGTCACCACCGAGAAGACCAAGGTGGGCCTGGGCGATGCGCTCAGCTTCCACGCCAACGCCCGCTACTTCTATGGCGCCGCCGTGCGGGGCGCCAAGGCGGACTGGTTCCTCTACAAGGTGGTGCCGCCCAAGTCCAAGTGGATCTGGGACGACGAGGACTCGGGCCCTGCGCCGGAGCTGATGGAGAGTGGCCAGCTTGAGCTCGACGACGAGGGCCAGGCCGACCTGCTCAGCTTCAAGGCGGAAAGCGATGGCCTCTGGCGCATGGTGGTGAAGGTCGCGGATGCCGCGGGCCAGCGCAACAGCGGCCAGGCCCAGGTGCGCGCCGCCGCCGGCGACCTGGTGCTGATGATCGCAGCGGACCGCCAGGTGGCGCTGCCCGGCAAGCCCTTCCAGGTGACGGCGCGGGCCCTGGATCTGGATGGCAAGGAGGTGCCGGGCATCGCCATCGCCCTGCGGGCCGCCCGCATCGTGGCCCTGAAGGACAGCGCCTATTGGTGGTCGCGGCCCAATGCCCTGAAGCCCGGCGAGACCGTGGCCTCGGCCCAGGGCCCCCAGGCCATGCTGAGCATCCCCGAGGGCGGCGCCTTCCTGCTGGTGGCCGAGGCGAAGGATTCCAAGGGTCGCCCCGTGGTGGCCCAGCGCCAGATCACCGTGGCCGCGGAAGGCACGCCGCTGCCCGCGGTGCCGGATCTCCGCGCCGCCGCCGACAAGCCCGAGTACCAGCCCGGCGACGTGGCCCGTGTGCTCGTGCAGCTGCCCCGCCCCAAGCTCACCCTGCACTGGGCCATCGAGCACGAGGGCCTGGGCCAGCGCCAGAGCCGCGCGGTGCCGGGCACCACGGCGCTGGTGGACATCCCCATCACCGCCGCCATGCAGCCCAATGTCTGGGCCGTCTTCGAGATCGTGGCCGAGGGCCGCCGCCAGCTGGTGGAGGTGCCCATCCGCGTGCCCAAGCGGGACCGGCGGCTTTCGGTGGCCGTCACCACGGACAAGGAGCGCTACCAGCCCGGCCAGCCCATGAAGGTCTCCGTGGCGGTCACGGATGCCGCCGGAAAGCCAACGGCCGCCGACCTCAGCGTGGGCGTGGTGGACGAGGCCATCTACGCCCTGAGCCAGGAGCTGCACCCCGATCCCGTGCGCTTCTTCCACCCCACGCGCCGCCACGGCGTGCTGCGCTCGGGATCGACGGACTGGAGCTTCCACGACCTGCTGCGCCGCCAGCGTCCCGTGTGGAGCCTCAAGCAGACCAAGCGCGGCGACTTCAAGGCCGATGACGACGACAAGGTGCGCCAGAACTTCAAGGACACGGCCCACTGGACCCCCTTCGTGGCCGCGGGCCGCGATGGCAGGGCCAGCGTGGACCTGGTGCTGCCGGACAACCTCACGGCCTGGCGCGCCACGGCCACGGCCATCACCAGCGATACCAAGGTGGGCGTGGGGCGCAGCTCCAAGCCGTCCTCGAAGCCCCTGCAGGTGGCGCTCACCCTGCCGCGCACGCTGAGCGTGGGCGAGGAGGCCCGGGCCATCGCCCTGGTGCGCAACCTCTCCGGTCAGCCCATTAACGGGAAGATCAGGCTGGAAGTCCAGAACGGCCGCTTCGCCGGCACGCCCGAGGGCACCTTCAGCCTCCAGGATCAGGGCGAGTACCGCTTCGCCCTGCCGCTGTTCTCGGACAAGACGGGGCCCCTGACCGTCACGGCCCGCGTGGAAGGCGGTGGCCTCAAGGATGCCGAGCGCCAGCGCGTCACCGTGCAGGACCAGCTGGTGCCCGCCTCCATGTCGGGCTCGGTGGTGCTGGATGGGGGCGCCCAGACCTTCACCCTGCCCGCGCCGCCCTCCGCCAAGGGGGACGCCATGCTGGTGCTCACGCCTGTCGGGAATCTGGAGCACCTGGCGGGGCCTTCGCTGCCCTACCTCATCGGCTACCCGTACGGCTGCGTGGAGCAGACCCTGTCCAGCTTCGTGCCCAACCTGCTGGTGGCGGACCTGGTGAAGCAGGGCGCCATGCCCAACCTGGACTGGAAGCAGCTCACGGACCTGGACCGCAACATCCGCGACGGCGTGTTCAAGGTCTACGGCTACCAGCAGCCCAACGGCGGCTGGGGCTGGTACGCGCCCAATGACTTCGGCATGGAGGCCAACCCCCACACCACGGGCTACGCCATCCAGAGCTTCGCCACCATGAAGCGCCTGGGCTACGCCGTGGACGAAGGCGTCTACCGCCGGGGCCGCATGGCGGCGCTGAGCCTCTTCCAGCAGGTGGCGCGGCAGGCGGACCAGGGCGGCCGGGTGGCCGGCTCCAAGAGCCCCGACCCCGAAGGCGATGCCGCCTTCCTGCTCATGGCCCTGGCCCAGACCGGGGAGCCCATCGCCGGGCTCATCGACAGCTCCGCCGACAAGGTGCTGGCCGGGAAGTGGGCCGGCACCCACGTCCACGCCATGGTCGCCCTGGCCGCCGCTGCGGCGAAGCATCCCAAGGCCGCGGCCCTGGCCGAGCGCCTGGAGCAACGGGCCGTGCTGAAGGGCGGCCTGGCCCGCTGGGAGGGGCGCCGCGAGACCTGGTGGAGCTACAACTCGGGGGACATCGTCCCGACCGTGATGGCCCTCAAGGCCCTCTGCCTGGCGCGACCCCAGTCGCCCCTGATCCGCCAGGGTGAGACCTTCCTGGCCTCGGAGTACCGCGGCTACGGCTGGTATTCCACCTGGAGCACGGGCCAGATCGTGGACCTGCTGCCCTACCTCATGAAGACCCGGAAGCTGGACTTCGGCCCCCTGGCCATCCAGGCGGCGGTGCAGGGCGGCCCCTCCTTCGAGTTCAAGGAGCGCCCCGAGTCACGGCGCTGGAACGCCCGGGAGCCGCGGCCCGGCAGCTACGTCATGGCCGAGCCGAAGCCGGTGACCGTCACCGCCAGCGGCAGGGGCCTGCTGGTGTGGACCTACGCCTACCAGGTGCCGGGCAGCGCCGCGGGCGTGCCGAAGGGCGAGGCTTCCTCCGCCCTGCGCCTGGCCGTGACGCGGAACCTCTGGCGGCTGAAGACGCCGCAGCAGACCGGGAATGCCCGCCAGGGCTGGGTCCGCGAGCCCTGGACCGGAATCATGAAGGCCGGCGAGGAGGCCTGGATGCAGGTGCAGTTCCGCACGGACCGCGACGCCGACTACGTGATGCTGGAGGTGCCCATCCCCGGCGGCCTCAACCCCACGGTGAAGCTGGAAGGTTTCGTGCTGGAGGGCAAGGCCTTCACGGAGGAAGGTTCATCTGATGTCTGGACGAAGCCCCGCATCGAGGTGCACCCGGACAAGGTGACCTTCCTGTTCCACCGGGCCTGGAGCTGGAATACGCACACGGTGCGCATCCACCTGCGGGCCGGCATGGCGGGCAGCTACCGCCTGCGGCCGGCCAAGCTGAGCCTCATGTCGAACGAGGGGCAGTGGGCCACCTGCGATGGCCTCGACCTCAAGGTGCAGGACGGAGGTGCGCGATGA